One Coccinella septempunctata chromosome X, icCocSept1.1, whole genome shotgun sequence genomic window carries:
- the LOC123322267 gene encoding craniofacial development protein 2-like has protein sequence MDSGGDKHLRNRKVHYSTNRTLHIATFNTRSLLSQERLTELECEVENIKWDVIGLSEVRRRGEQLITLKSGHNLYYAGEEDKSIGGTGFLIHKRHNANIVSLKKISTRVICLVLKLTARYNIKIIQIYAPTTSCDDEEVDSLYDDITTALTDKQTQYTIICGDFNAEIGMKQDTAETSLGNFGLPGRNERGEIMLDYLLQNNLFQMNSFYKKILNRRWTWQSPDGRTKNEIDYIITDKKRIVKDVTVLNRFSMGSDHRLVRAKVVIDIDKERHRMVKKRTDKRWKRPADIEGFQRTIDDRLAGCDANSNEDVNTLNDILTSAMLESQNKYCPKTQKEEKLSHSTRQMIQERRDLRSKGIVANNELKEANKKVAKAIRRDIRAFNTGHIQQTTEDNKSMRVMRRKLGIGKKHIIKLKTKQGITTTNREEILKTVEDFYQTLYTSQNEDTLNSSTKPDIVTVKKGVVNQGSEELPCITID, from the coding sequence ATGGATTCTGGGGGGGACAAacatctgaggaatagaaaggTGCACTACAGTACGAACCGGACACTGCACATCGCAACGTTCAACACACGATCCCTTTTGTCGCAGGAACGGCTCACCGAACTTGAGTGCGAAGTTGAGAATATTAAGTGGGATGTTATAGGCCTCAGCGAGGTCAGAAGGCGCGGTGAACAACTCATCACACTAAAATCAGGACATAACTTATACTATGCGGGTGAAGAGGACAAGTCAATTGGAGGAACGGGATTCCTAATACATAAGCGCCATAACGCAAACATAGTTTCCTTAAAGAAAATTTCTACCAGAGTGATTTGTCTTGTTCTGAAGCTGACCGCGAGATACAACATCAAGATCATACAGATATACGCACCTACGACTAGCTGTGATGACGAAGAGGTAGACAGTCTTTATGATGATATAACAACGGCTCTCACAGACAAACAAACGCAATATACAATTATATGTGGAGATTTCAATGCTGAAATAGGAATGAAGCAGGACACCGCTGAAACCTCTTTAGGCAACTTTGGACTACCAGGTAGAAACGAGCGAGGTGAAATAATGCTAGACTATCTGCTACAGAATAACCTATTTCAGATGAACAGCTTCtacaagaaaatattgaatagaagATGGACCTGGCAAAGTCCAGATGGTCGCACAAAAAACGAGATAGATTATATTATAACGGACAAAAAACGCATCGTTAAAGATGTGACGGTATTGAATAGGTTCTCCATGGGCAGCGACCATAGACTTGTACGGGCTAAGGTAGTTATTGATATCGATAAAGAACGTCACAGAATGGTCAAGAAGAGAACAGATAAACGTTGGAAGAGACCAGCAGATATAGAGGGATTCCAGCGCACTATAGATGATAGATTGGCAGGCTGCGACGCGAATTCGAACGAAGATGTCAACACACTCAATGACATTTTGACCAGTGCCATGCTAGAAAGCCAAAATAAATACTGCCCAAAAacacaaaaagaagaaaaattgagCCACAGTACAAGGCAAATGATCCAAGAAAGAAGAGATCTCAGAAGTAAAGGAATAGTTGCTAACAACGAGCTAAAAGAAGCGAATAAAAAGGTGGCGAAAGCCATAAGACGTGACATTAGAGCATTCAATACGGGTCACATCCAACAAACGACCGAAGATAATAAAAGTATGAGGGTTATGAGGAGAAAACTTGGAATCGGGAAAAAACATATAATCAAACTAAAGACCAAACAAGGTATAACAACAACAAACAGAGAAGAAATCCTAAAAACAGTTGAGGACTTTTACCAGACGCTGTACACAAGCCAAAACGAAGATACATTAAACTCTAGCACAAAACCGGATATAGTGACAGTCAAAAAAGGGGTTGTGAACCAAGGTTCAGAAGAATTGCCATGCATCACAATAGATTAA